The following is a genomic window from Thiovulum sp. ES.
TAGTGCCATCAAAAATATTATTTCAGGCTGTAAAGCGAAAAATGGGAAAAACTATAAAATCAATGTTACAGAAAAATCCTGATAAAATTGTTATTGCTACTGTTGGAAAAACTTTTGGTTTTAAAGGCTTCTTAAAACTTCACATTCATTCCGATTTCACTGAACAGTTTCAAAAAAAGAGAGTTTGGAAAAGTTCGAGAGGTGATTTGGAAATTGAGAGTTTCGATGAGAAAAAAAGTCATGTTAAATTTGTAGGTTTTGATTCACTTGAAGTTGCAAAACAATTGACTCACACAAAACTTTTTTCAAGTGTTGATGAGAGTCGAGAACTTTGCGAATTGGGTGAAGATGAATTTTTCTGGTTCGATATTTTCGGTTTAGAAATTATTGAAAACGGTGAAAAACTCGGTGTCGTAAAAGATATTGATCGGATTGCTGGAACAGACTATTTGCAAATTGAAACAGACCCTAAACTTGTTGAATCTGGATCACCAAAACTCTTTTTAATTCCGTATCTTGATAGATATGTTTTAAATGTAGATATTGAAAATCGGGAAATTGAGACAACTGGGGCGAAAGATATTTTAGAGGCAAGTTAAATGAAATTCAACTTCATTACACTTTTTCCAGAACTTCTCCAAAGTTACTTTTCGGCTTCCATTTTAGGAAAAGCTGTTGAGAACGGAAAAATTGAAATTGAGTTTTTAAATCCAAGAGATTTTACAACAGACAGACATAACAGAGTTGATTTGAGTCAAATTGGCGGTGGTGCTGGAATGTTGATGATGACTGAACCAATTGAAAAAGCGATTGCTTCTATTCCAAATCGCGGAAAAGTGATCGCCCTTTCTCCTGTTGGAAAACCCTTTAAACAAAATGATGCAAAACGACTTGCAAAAGAAGAAAATATAACTTTTTTAAGCGGTCGTTATGAAGGATTTGACGAAAGAGTTATTGAAAATTGCGATGAGGTCTTTTCTGTCGGTGATTTTATTTTAACTGGTGGGGAACTTCCATCTCTCATTTTATGCGATGCAATATCCAGAAATGTTAGCGGAGTTCTTGGAAATGGCGAGTCCTTAAATGGAGAAAGTTTTGAAAATGAACTTTTAGAATCTCCAAATTTCACTAAACCTGTTAGCGGAGTTCCATCAGAATATTTAAATGGAAATCATGCTAAAATTGAGTCATTAAGATTTGAGATGTCAAAGCGGAAGACACAATTTTTTCGTCCAGATTTATATAACAAAATTATTAGGAAATGAAATGAAAAATAAATTTATTGCTCACTTTGAGAAACAACAATTAGAGGGAAAAGAAGTTCCAGAATTTAGAGCTGGTGATACTTTAAGAGTCGCTATTACTATTAAAGAGGGCGAAAAAACAAGAGTTCAAAATTTCGAGGGTGTTTGCATCGCTATTCGAGGTGAAGGTGTTTCAAGAACTTTCACAATCAGAAAAATTGGTGCTAACTCTGTTGGTGTTGAGAGAATTCTTCCAATTTACAGCGATAGTATTGACAGCATCAAAGTTCTCCGAAGAGGTAGAGTAAGAAGAGCAAAACTTTACTACTTAAGAGATAGAAAAGGTAAAGCTGCGAGAATTAAAGAACTACGAAGAAAAGAAGCTAAGTAAAGTAAAATGATGATTCGGGGTTATAAGCTATTCACAGGGTCTGCTCATCCAGAGTTTGCAAGAGGTATTTGTAATAATTTACATATTAATTTAAGTAAAGCTAATGTTGGAAAATTTAGTAATGGTGAAGTAAATATCAAAATTCAGGAATCTGTTCGTGGAAAAGATGTTTTTATTATTCAGCCAACTGGTGCTCCAGCAAATGATACTTTAATGGAACTTTTAATTATGGTTGATGCCATGAGACGGGGTTCTGCTCACACAATTACTGCGGTTATGCCTCTTTTTGGTTATGCTAGACAAGACCGAAAAGCTGAACCAAGAGTTCCAATTACTGCAAAACTTATAGCAAACTTACTTGAAAAAGCTGGTGTGGATAGAATTATAACTCTGGATTTACATGCGGGACAAATTCAAGGTTTCTTTGATATTCCTGTTGATAATCTTTACGGTTCTATTCTTTTTGAAGAGTATGTAAAAAGCAAGAATTTTAAAAATCCTGTTGTTGCTTCACCTGATATTGGTGGGGTG
Proteins encoded in this region:
- a CDS encoding 16S rRNA processing protein RimM (PFAM: PRC-barrel domain; RimM N-terminal domain~TIGRFAM: 16S rRNA processing protein RimM), which gives rise to MGKTIKSMLQKNPDKIVIATVGKTFGFKGFLKLHIHSDFTEQFQKKRVWKSSRGDLEIESFDEKKSHVKFVGFDSLEVAKQLTHTKLFSSVDESRELCELGEDEFFWFDIFGLEIIENGEKLGVVKDIDRIAGTDYLQIETDPKLVESGSPKLFLIPYLDRYVLNVDIENREIETTGAKDILEAS
- a CDS encoding tRNA (guanine-N1)-methyltransferase (PFAM: tRNA (Guanine-1)-methyltransferase~TIGRFAM: tRNA (guanine-N1)-methyltransferase) — its product is MKFNFITLFPELLQSYFSASILGKAVENGKIEIEFLNPRDFTTDRHNRVDLSQIGGGAGMLMMTEPIEKAIASIPNRGKVIALSPVGKPFKQNDAKRLAKEENITFLSGRYEGFDERVIENCDEVFSVGDFILTGGELPSLILCDAISRNVSGVLGNGESLNGESFENELLESPNFTKPVSGVPSEYLNGNHAKIESLRFEMSKRKTQFFRPDLYNKIIRK
- a CDS encoding ribosomal protein L19 (PFAM: Ribosomal protein L19~TIGRFAM: ribosomal protein L19, bacterial type), translated to MKNKFIAHFEKQQLEGKEVPEFRAGDTLRVAITIKEGEKTRVQNFEGVCIAIRGEGVSRTFTIRKIGANSVGVERILPIYSDSIDSIKVLRRGRVRRAKLYYLRDRKGKAARIKELRRKEAK
- a CDS encoding ribose-phosphate pyrophosphokinase (PFAM: Phosphoribosyl transferase domain~TIGRFAM: ribose-phosphate pyrophosphokinase), translated to MMIRGYKLFTGSAHPEFARGICNNLHINLSKANVGKFSNGEVNIKIQESVRGKDVFIIQPTGAPANDTLMELLIMVDAMRRGSAHTITAVMPLFGYARQDRKAEPRVPITAKLIANLLEKAGVDRIITLDLHAGQIQGFFDIPVDNLYGSILFEEYVKSKNFKNPVVASPDIGGVARARHFAGKLNLDMVIVDKRREKANESEIMNIIGDIKGKDIILIDDMIDTAGTVVKAAEVLKARGANSVMACATHPVLSGPAYDRIENGQLDELVVTDSIPLQKESSKIKVLSAAPLFAEVIKRIYSNESVNTLFN